Below is a window of Aeromonas veronii DNA.
GCTTCGTGGTGCTCGCCTTCCTCGAGCGGGGCATCCCCAAGGATCGCATCTGGGTCGACTACGAACGCCGCATGGCCTGCGCCGTGGGCAAATGCGGCCACTGCCGGATGGGTGACACCTATATCTGCGCGGATGGACCGGTCTTTCGTTTTGACCAGGCCCAGCATCTGATCGACTAAGGGAGAACACCATGAGTCTCGATATCGACATCATCAAGGCCCGCGCCAAGAACGAATACCGCCTCTCCAAGGTGCGCGGCGAAGCGATGATCAGCGTACGCATTCCCGGCGGGATCATGCCCGCCCACCTGCTGGCGGTGGCCCAGCAGATCGCCGAACAGTATGGCAACGGCCTGATCCACCTCACCACCCGCCAGAAGCTGGCGATGCCCGGCATCAAGTATCAGGACATGGACAAGGTCAACGCCGCCCTCGAACCCTTTATCAAGGAGATCGAGGTGGAGACCTGCGGCATCGAGATAGAGGACACCACAGCCGGTTACCAGACCATCGGCGGGCGCAATATCGTCGCCTGTCAGGGCAACACCATCTGCCAGAAGGGCAATATCGACTGCACCGGGCTGGCCCAGCGGATGGAGAAACACCTCTACCCCAACCCCTATCACCTCAAGATGGTGATCGCCGGCTGTCCCAACGACTGCGCCAAGGCCAACATGGCCGACTTCGGCATCCTCGGCATCGCCAAAATCCACTTCAATGCCGAGCGTTGCATCGGCTGCGGCGCATGCGTCAAGGCATGTAGCCACCACGCAGTGGATTGCCTCACCATCAAGCATGGCAAGGCAGTCAAGGAGGAGAGCAAGTGCATCGGCTGTGGCGAGTGTGTGCTGGCCTGCCCGACCCTCGCCTGGCAGCGGGATCCCAAGCAGCTCTACATGGTCAAGCTGGGGGGCCGCACCAGCAAGAAGACTCCCCGTACTGGCAAGCTGTTTCTCAACTGGGTGACCGAAGAGGTGCTGCATGCGGTGATCAAGAACCTGTTCGAGTTCGAGGCCGAGATGCTGGATGGCAAGCCCATCTACCTGCACATGGGTCACCTTATCGACCGGGCCGGTTATCACAAGTTCAAGGAGCGGGTGCTGCGCGGCGTCACCCTCAACCCGGAAGCCATGGTCGCTGACCGCATCTTCTGGGCCGAAGATCAGTACGTCGCCAACATGCACGTCAAAGCGGTGCAATAGGAAAAACCTCGTTTGGGGAAGCGTGATCAAGTGGCCGACACCGGTGGGGATCTGTCGTTGGCCCGGGCGTAGATCACCCTTCCCCTTTTTTATTCCCGTCGGGGGATCTTTCCCCCGACCATCCGGGGTGCGTCACGGCGCGCCCTGCTATCTCGCCCGGCGCGGCATTGCGAGCGGGCCAGCATCCGGAGCCTGTTATGGACTTTCTCCCTCTCTTCTGTCAGCTGCAAAACAAGCCTGTGCTTATCGTCGGCGGCGGTGAGGTGGCGGTGCGCAAGGCGCGCCTGCTGCTCGATGCCAAGGCGAAGATCACCATCAATGCCCCGCATCTGGAACCCCAACTGATGAGCTGGGCCGAGCAGGGTCGCCTGACCGTCTGCGCCGCCGACTTTCACCCCGAACTGCTCGATGGCAAGTGGCTGGTGATCGCCGCCACCAACCAACAAGAGGTCAACCTGCAGGTCTTTCATGAGGCGAACCTGCGCCAAATCTTCTGCAACGTGGTGGACTCTCCGGCCTACTGCTGCGCCATCATGCCCGCCATCATCGACCGCTCGCCGCTGATGGTGGCCATCTCCAGCGCAGGCGCGGCGCCGGTACTGAGCCGCCAGCTGCGGGAAAAACTTGAAGCGTTGCTGCCGCAACACCTCGGCCAACTCGCTACCCTGGCGGGCAAGCTGCGTGAGCGGGTCAAGGCCATTCCTGACAAACTGGCCCGCCGCCGTTTCTGGGAGCGGCTCTTTAGCCATGAGCGACTGGCATGCCAACTGGCCCGCGGCCAGCAGCAGGCCGCCGAGCAGAGTGTCAACAAGCTGCTGGACGAACCACAGCAAAGTCATGGCAGCGTCATCCTGGTCGGTGCGGGCCCAGGCGATGCGGGGCTGCTCACCCTGAGCGGTCTGCAGCAGTTGCAGCAGGCGGATGTGGTGGTCTATGACCGGCTGGTCTCGCAGGAGGTGTTGGCGCTTGTTCGCCGGGATGCCGAGCGGATCTTTGTTGGCAAGGAGGCGGGCCGCCACTGTGTGCCCCAGCAGGCGATCAACCAGCTGCTGCTGGAACAAGCGCAGCTGGGCAAACAGGTGGTGCGGCTCAAGGGGGGCGATCCCTTTATCTTTGGCAGGGGCGGCGAGGAGCTGGAAACCCTGGCCGAGGCGGGCATCCCCTTCTCGGTAGTGCCAGGCATTACGGCAGCCTCAGGCTGCGCTGCCTACAGCGGCATTCCCCTCACCCACCGTGATCACGCCCAGCGGGTGCAGTTCATCACCGGCCACGACAAGGAGGGCAATATCGCGCAGGAGTGGTCGGCGCTGGCCGCCCCCCGCCAGACCCTGGTCTTCTACATGGGGCTGGCCCATGCCGGCCGCATTCAAGACGAGCTGCAGACTCACGGCCTGTCCGGCCACACCCCGGTGGCGCTGGTGGAACAGGGTACCCGCCTGCAACAGCGGGTGGTGCGCGGCGAGCTGCAGCAGCTGGCGCAGCTGGCCACTCAGGTGGAGAGCCCGAGCCTGATCATCATCGGCTCGGTCGTGACCCTGGCTGACAAACTGGACTGGTACGGCGAAGCCAATACCCTGGCCGGGGTGTAACCGCTCATAGCGCGCCCCTTCAGCAGACCAGTAAAAAAGCGACGCAGGCCATGGCCTGCGTCGCTTTTATCGCAATTGGCAAACGGATTTATTCGAAGGAGATAGGACCGGTCGAGCCTGCGTCACTGTCCTGCCACTCGCTTTCACCGCGCACCCGCGGATCGCCCTGCAGGGTATAGAGGATCATCCCCTGACGGAACTGCAGCGCCCCATCGGTCCGCTTGGCTTTCACCTTCACGTCGTTGACCCACACCTGCTCCTTGCCATCCACTTGGATCACGGCAACGGTGGCACCAGACTCGCTATTCTTGGCAACCCACTTGCCCTGATAGGGAGAGTCGCCCTGTGCCATCGGCAGAGAGGTTGCCTTGCCTGCCGACCAGGATTGCACGGTGCAGATGCCATTGGCACGCTTGTCGTTCTTGATGGAATAATCGATGCTCGGCTCGCTGGTCGCGGAGTCGGAGGTAATACCAACGATGATCTTACCACTTTGTGCGGAGTAGGCATTCGGCGCGTCGGTCTTCAACGTAGCCTTCTTGCCATTGATGTAAACGCTCCCTCCCTGCGACTTGACCTGAATGTTCATCGGGCAACTGGCGGTAAAGTTAGGTACCGCTGCCGCCGCGCTACCCGCATAAACCGCGATGGCCAGAGTGATAATCGTCAATCGAGCTGATTTTTTGTTCATCTTGATACGCCTTCAAGAAATTGTGGTTTACGCAAAATGGGTTCATCCGTGAAAAGCCATCGTCCTGATGACACCTAATCTAATCCGGCGACTCAGGGGGATCCAGTTAAAAAATAAAACCCGCGCCAACGGAAAACCGACAATGGGAATTATTCCTATCCCCGTAATCAGCAGATAAGTCTCGCCAAGGTGCACCACCAATACGCAAGATCCTAAACACAGTGTTAAACCTCAAGACCACAGCCCCTAGTAACTGTCTTCCTGCTCGGCCTTCATCCGAGCCTGGCGGGCATAGGCCTCCTCTTCGGCGCTCTCGATCTCGTGCAGCACCGAATCGAGATCGATGGCGGCACGGCTCTCTTCAAAGTGACCGGTCAGCTCGCTCTCGGGGGTGAGCTTGCCATCTTCAAACAGCGCCCACATCTCCTGGGCATAACGGGTCTTGAGCAGCTCGGGGGCATACATGCCGTAGTAGTTGCGCATGTTGTTGACGTCCCGCTCCAGCATCGCCTTGGCCTGGTTGTTGGCGGCGGCATCCACCACCTGGGGCAGGTCGATGATGACAGGGCCCTGGCTGTCCACCAGCACGTTGAACTCCGAAAGATCGCCGTGGATCAGACCGGCGCAGAGCATGCGTACCACATAGCGGATCACCTTATGGTGATCGATGACCGCCTGCTCGGGGGTCAGGGCCACATCGTTGAGGCGTGGAGCGACATTGCCATCCTCATCGGTGATAAGCTCCATCAAAAGCACACCATCGAGGCAGACATAGGGCTGCGGCACCCGCACCCCGGCCGCCGCCAGCTTGAACAGAGCGTCGACCTCGGTGTTCTGCCACACCTCTTCATGCTGCTTGCGACCGTATTTGGAGCCCTTCTCCATGGCGCGGGCGCTGCGGCTGTTGCGCACCTTGCGCCCCTCCTGATAGACCACTGCCTGCTTGAAGCTGCGCTTGGACGCCTCTTTATAGACTTTGGCGCAGCGGATCTCATCGCCGCAGCGCACTACATAAACGTCGGCCTCTTTGCCGCTCATCAACCGGCTGACGACCTCATCGACCAGGCCGTCATCAACCAGAGGTTGGATTCGATTTGGAATTTTCATGGCCGCCCTTTTACCCTATTTCCGCTCTCGAAGATAGCTCCGCGCACGCTCACCTGCCTCTCCCTTTCATAAGACACCCTGTTATCCCCTGTTTGCGCTGTTTTTGTCCACCCGTTCGCCTTAAAAACCACCAGCAGCAGGCCACATGCGCGAGACCCCTGTACCAACAAAAATGGCCCGCAAGCGGGCCAATTTTCAAGGTTCGGGCGGCAAACCCTGACGAATGCGCTGGATCCCCGCTTCATAGAGGCCGTCATCCCCCTCCTGATGCTCCAGGGTTTCGAAGATCTTGAGAAACCACATGTACTGCTCGGGATGGCGCGCCACCTGCATCTCTACCACACGGTTCATGGCGTTGACGTCTGCCAGCAGATCGGCGGTGGGATAAGGGTCAAACGGCGGCTCAATCTCCAGCAGATAGCGTCCCTCATCCTCGTCATAGCTGGCGAAGATGGGCACGGCTCTGGCACCAGTCAGCTTCACCAGCTTGGGCAAGGCTGGCAGGGTTGCCTTGGGGCGGCCAAAGAAGGGAACAAACACGCTCGCCTCGCGGCCGTGATCCTGATCTGGCAGGTAGAAGAAACTGGCACCAGCGCGGATCGACTTGATCGCAGGCTTGATCCCGGCGCTGCGCTCATAGACCTTGCCCCCTTTGGCCCGCTCGCGGTTGATGTACCAGTCGAACACCTGATCTTTCGGGCTCTTCATCATGGTGCACATCTCGATGCCCATCATGGAGAAGTAGCGGCCAATCATGTCGACCGCCCAGGTATGAGGCACCACCAGGATCACCGGGCGGCCCGCAGCCTGCTCCGCTTGCACATGCTCCCAGCCGGTGACCTTGATGCGGCGGGTCAGCCGCGCCTTGCTGCGCCAGCTGAGTTCGCCAAAGCCCATAAAGGTCTTGAGCCCGACCCGGATCGATTTGAGCAGCAGCGCCTGTCGTGCGGCGGCATCGAGCTCGGGAAAGCAGATCTTGAGGTTGGTATCGGCGATATAGGCCTGCTTTTTCGAAAAACGCAGCAGGGTCGGTGAGACCAGATCGGCAAAGCGATCCCTCAATCTCGCGGGGGTAAATGCCAGCAGGGAAAGCAGGCCCAGCGCACACCAGCTACCCCACCATTTGGGATGCAGCAAGCGAGTATGAAATGAGGTATCAAATACCGGATCTAACGAGGACATGGCGGCCATCAAGTCATCAAAAACAAGCAGTTATTGTAGTTATCCTAACATTTTTTTCTACCCTGAGAAGGCTGGTCGCCGACCGGCCAGGCACTGATCAGACGAGTTACCATATAAAATGGCCCACCAGGGGCCATTCCAATCAATGCAAATTCAGAATCAACCGTGGGGCAACAATCCCTTGCGGATCCGCTGGATCCCTGCCTCGTAGAGGCCATCCAGCCCCACTTGTTCTTGACGGGTATCGAAGATCTTGAGGAACCACATGTACTGGCCCGGATGGCGCGTCAGCTGCTGTTGCACCATGTCGTTCATGCGACAGGTATCGGCCATCACATCCTCGGTGGGATAGTTGTCGAACGGTGCCTCAATCTCCAGCCGGTAGCAGTGGTTCTCTTCGTCATAGCAGGCGAGTAGCGGCACCGCCTTGACGCCGCTGACCTGCACCAGACGGGGTAAGGCAGGCAGGGTTGCCTTGGGATAGCCAAAGAAGGGGGCGAAGATGCTCTTCTCGCGGCCATGATCCTGATCCGGCAGATAGAAGAAGCTGCGGCCGCTCTTGATGGTTCTGATCACCGCCTTGATCCCGGCGCTGCGCTCATAGACACGGCAGCCGTTGTTGGCCCGTGCGCGGTTGAGGTGCCAGTCAAACACCGGATTGCGTGCCCGTTTCATCATGGTGCACATGGGCACCCCACGCTGGGTAAAGCAATAGCCTGCGGCATCTACCGGCCAGGTGTGGGGTACCACCAGGATCACCGGACGACCGGCAGCACGTTCAGCCTCGATATGTTCCCAACCGATCACCTGCATCCGGCTCATCAGATAACGCTGGCTGCGCATGGTGAACTCGCCGAATCCCAGCAGACTCTTGAGACCGACCCGGATCGAGGTCAACGCAATGGCATCGCGCTCTTCCGGGCTCTTGTCCGGGAAGCAAATCTCCAGATTGGTTCTGGCGATATAGATCTGCTTTTTAGAGACGCGAAACACCAGCGGCGCCAGGGCATCGGCCAAACGATCGCGCAATCTTACCGGCACAAAGGCCAGCAGCATCAGCACGCCGAGGGCCAGCCAACTGAACCAGTAACGGGGATGCAGAAAACGGGTTTCAAACGAGGTGTAAAATACGGGGTCTTGGGGCGGCATGTATCGGGGTCGAGCGAAAAATGGTGCTATATTGTAGTCGCCCTGACAGGTAATACCAGTTAATTCCATTGCCAACTGCCCGACACGAGCGCGGGGTCAAAAAAACACAAAAAAATGCCCCGCACTGCGGGGCATCTTGCTCATGACACAACCAGAGTGGTGGCTCTTTGTCCATCCATCGTATGACTGGTCGTTTATCCTGTCGCTCTCTGAGCACACGGCTTGATGAATTAGCGATGGGC
It encodes the following:
- a CDS encoding lauroyl-Kdo(2)-lipid IV(A) myristoyltransferase; translated protein: MAAMSSLDPVFDTSFHTRLLHPKWWGSWCALGLLSLLAFTPARLRDRFADLVSPTLLRFSKKQAYIADTNLKICFPELDAAARQALLLKSIRVGLKTFMGFGELSWRSKARLTRRIKVTGWEHVQAEQAAGRPVILVVPHTWAVDMIGRYFSMMGIEMCTMMKSPKDQVFDWYINRERAKGGKVYERSAGIKPAIKSIRAGASFFYLPDQDHGREASVFVPFFGRPKATLPALPKLVKLTGARAVPIFASYDEDEGRYLLEIEPPFDPYPTADLLADVNAMNRVVEMQVARHPEQYMWFLKIFETLEHQEGDDGLYEAGIQRIRQGLPPEP
- the cysG gene encoding siroheme synthase CysG; amino-acid sequence: MDFLPLFCQLQNKPVLIVGGGEVAVRKARLLLDAKAKITINAPHLEPQLMSWAEQGRLTVCAADFHPELLDGKWLVIAATNQQEVNLQVFHEANLRQIFCNVVDSPAYCCAIMPAIIDRSPLMVAISSAGAAPVLSRQLREKLEALLPQHLGQLATLAGKLRERVKAIPDKLARRRFWERLFSHERLACQLARGQQQAAEQSVNKLLDEPQQSHGSVILVGAGPGDAGLLTLSGLQQLQQADVVVYDRLVSQEVLALVRRDAERIFVGKEAGRHCVPQQAINQLLLEQAQLGKQVVRLKGGDPFIFGRGGEELETLAEAGIPFSVVPGITAASGCAAYSGIPLTHRDHAQRVQFITGHDKEGNIAQEWSALAAPRQTLVFYMGLAHAGRIQDELQTHGLSGHTPVALVEQGTRLQQRVVRGELQQLAQLATQVESPSLIIIGSVVTLADKLDWYGEANTLAGV
- the lpxM gene encoding lauroyl-Kdo(2)-lipid IV(A) myristoyltransferase (LpxM is lauroyl-Kdo(2)-lipid IV(A) myristoyltransferase, an enzyme characterized in Escherichia coli and involved in biosynthesis of the form of lipid A found in that species and some closely related species.), whose product is MPPQDPVFYTSFETRFLHPRYWFSWLALGVLMLLAFVPVRLRDRLADALAPLVFRVSKKQIYIARTNLEICFPDKSPEERDAIALTSIRVGLKSLLGFGEFTMRSQRYLMSRMQVIGWEHIEAERAAGRPVILVVPHTWPVDAAGYCFTQRGVPMCTMMKRARNPVFDWHLNRARANNGCRVYERSAGIKAVIRTIKSGRSFFYLPDQDHGREKSIFAPFFGYPKATLPALPRLVQVSGVKAVPLLACYDEENHCYRLEIEAPFDNYPTEDVMADTCRMNDMVQQQLTRHPGQYMWFLKIFDTRQEQVGLDGLYEAGIQRIRKGLLPHG
- the asrC gene encoding sulfite reductase subunit C, translated to MSLDIDIIKARAKNEYRLSKVRGEAMISVRIPGGIMPAHLLAVAQQIAEQYGNGLIHLTTRQKLAMPGIKYQDMDKVNAALEPFIKEIEVETCGIEIEDTTAGYQTIGGRNIVACQGNTICQKGNIDCTGLAQRMEKHLYPNPYHLKMVIAGCPNDCAKANMADFGILGIAKIHFNAERCIGCGACVKACSHHAVDCLTIKHGKAVKEESKCIGCGECVLACPTLAWQRDPKQLYMVKLGGRTSKKTPRTGKLFLNWVTEEVLHAVIKNLFEFEAEMLDGKPIYLHMGHLIDRAGYHKFKERVLRGVTLNPEAMVADRIFWAEDQYVANMHVKAVQ
- a CDS encoding serine protein kinase RIO is translated as MKIPNRIQPLVDDGLVDEVVSRLMSGKEADVYVVRCGDEIRCAKVYKEASKRSFKQAVVYQEGRKVRNSRSARAMEKGSKYGRKQHEEVWQNTEVDALFKLAAAGVRVPQPYVCLDGVLLMELITDEDGNVAPRLNDVALTPEQAVIDHHKVIRYVVRMLCAGLIHGDLSEFNVLVDSQGPVIIDLPQVVDAAANNQAKAMLERDVNNMRNYYGMYAPELLKTRYAQEMWALFEDGKLTPESELTGHFEESRAAIDLDSVLHEIESAEEEAYARQARMKAEQEDSY